ttttgctttGCTTATAAAGTGTAcacattttttattaatttaattatgttttcaaCAGGTACAACTTTTGTTTTCTCTGGGTGGACGTGTCCATGCACGTACTAAATTCTTTTTTGACCAAACGAGTGGACAAAATGATCGAGAAAGGACTGGTCAACGAGGTAAGAAACATATTCAATCCTAAAAATGAAGATTACTCCAAAGGCATTCGAAAAGCAATTGGTGTCCCAGAATTCGATCGTTATTTTCGGGCTGAATCATCAAATTCCATTGACGAGGAGACCAGAATTAAGCTACTTGAGGAAGCCATTAATGAAGTAAAAATCAACAACTGTAAATTAGCAAGCCAACAGTTAGAGAAAATAAAGAGGTTGATAAACGTTAAGGGATGGAATGTACATCGACTGGATGCTACAGAAGTGTATACAAAACGAGGAAATGAAGAGGAAGTAATGGTGGAGGAATTGTGGAAAAATTTGGTTGTGGGACAAAGTAAAAGGATTGTGGATAGATTTTTATGCGAAAATTATAAGAGTTCAATGGGTTGTAGTAGTGATGGGACAGCCATTAACAGAGCGATATTGACTACGGCAGCAGCATCTTACTACTACTAGCTAATAGCTATACACAGGCTACAGCAGCACCGATCAAGAATTTTCACTAAAGccatttaaaatataaaaaggtAAAGACACGAAAAAGTTAAAGAGTTCATATAtgtacataaaaaataattttgaccttaattttatcattttctcaacGTATGCCTCTTTAGTCTTTATGGCTTTCAGCTGGCAGTAATTCTCTAAGTGTTACCAACTTGATCTGCTTCACATTATCAAATGCCAGGAAGACAGTTAGAACTATTTCCTCTCCATTGCATTTTATGTCAAATTGTTTGATTGAGAatggagtttaaaaaaaaattattgatttttgaAACTTGCGATTTTAAATATATGCCATAATACTTTTGTGGCTATAGGAAATTAACCATCAAATCATTAAAGATAAAACTGAAATATTGAAAGTTTGAATTATATATACTGAGAACGTAAATAGTATTTATACTATTAAAAGATAATATAATTACAAGTAATTCTAATAATAACTATTGATTGTTAACCTAAAATAAATAATAGTAGCCGtaattattaaccatttttacCATAACATCAATTAATGTTTATCATCAAAATTTACTTGTAAGTACCATGTAAATGACCTAATTGTCAGAATATTTAACACTGACTATGCACAGATAGAATATTCAACCCTTAGACCATACTATTATTAGTCAAATGTGATTGAGTTTGACGAGTAAAAAATAGTATTCAATTTCAAACTGGGTTTCTAAAGTTTGTTTACATATCAATTCGTCCAGTTAGGAAGTTTTTAGTGCTGAATAAAAGAAGCGTTGTTAACATAAAAAGAATGAGTCCTactcaccccccccccctttgTCTTCTTTACTTGCAAaaccagaaaaagaaaacctaactATGAAAGCATACAAAGATTATGAATGCAACCTTGTCATTATAAAAGACTAACATAGGATTAATTCTGGGTAAGTATCTAACTTTTCCTTGCTATTTGTCACAACATAACAAGCAAAAATGAACCGACAGAACATGATCCcagagattttattaactttGGTACTCCTAGTACTTAACCTAGGAGGATCAAATAGCCAATTTATGCCTTGGCCACCTATTGTCACACGTCCACTTTGTCTCCATCAATTTACACTTGCTAACCATGCATGTCGATTTTTGCCATATACTCCATTGCCTCCACCATCCACTACCCCTTCACCCGAGCCACAACCGTCACCTCCTTCTCTTACGAGCTCTGAGTATGAAGAAACTCCTGTAGAAGAAGAATGTTGCAGGTGGATGAAATCAATCGATAGCGAATGTGTTTGTGCCCTATTGGCTCATTTGCCTCCTTTTCTTTCTAAGCCGATTCACCAATATACTGCTGTGGTTGATGCATCTTGCAGTGTCACTTTCAAGTGTAGTTCGAGGATTAGGTATGAAAATGAGAAGTCACCGCAATCTCCATGATGTCCATCTCACTTCCTTCGTGACTGAAGTACGTTCAGATGATTATGttttattaataattaaaatGGCATATGTTGGGAAATTTGATCAGTATATTAATAGTCAATAAGTAAAGATATTTATGAGGGGCTATTGAGCTTAATTATTAACCTCCTAATTAAAGGTTTAAATGTAGTATGACTCATTGTATCACATTTTGTTATATAACATATAGTACTATTTTTCATCTCATGGATGCTTGGAAATTCTAAATGTAACAGATGGGCAGAACATTCTgaaatattttgattttctaACAAAACGAATAAGCATTCGAATTATCATTACACTAACCTCTCAATCTCCTTCGATCTCATTCACAATCACTCTCAAATCTTATCAAGATTTTCTCAATTCaatttgtgggggggggggggcaatttgagcccaaactcATTCAATCCCCCAACCCGCTCAAGGTTGGGCTGCTCATTGACCCCCACGCCCACCCTCCATTGTTGAACTCAGCTATCTTGACCCAGTCCATCTAAAGTTGGCTGCTTTTTTGCCCAAATTGGTCCATAAGCAACTTTGcttaaatatctttaaaataatttttttggtttgatatgttatatataaccgtaacaaaagaaaagaagtctTATTTGGTAATTAAACACTTCATAAGAAAACAAACACACATTAATTAAAGCATGATAAGAGTTAGATGTGTTGGGCTATAACCCAAATTTTAGCTCATCTCAACCCGGTCAATCTCAGTCCAAGTAACTTTTGGGCGGGTGACCCGCCCATTTATTGACTCAGCCCATTTTCACCGGCTAAAAATCAGCCCAACCCGCCCATTTGGCACCCCTAATTCAATTCAGAGATCAAAAGAGCGTTAAAGGGAATCAATCATCTGTATTCGACCGAGTTCAATTGACTTAACAACAGCAGCAGCTATAATTGATGTTATCATGAGCAACTTGCTTGGACAGTTTAAACTGCAAGCTATATCTTAAGCAACTAGTTTTACCTGCAACTGTCTGTGACAGGTTCTCACCATGAATGCGCGCGCCcaagaataaaaataatagaagttATACTTTTTTACTATGAAACAGAGACTATATACTGTATTACAAATTACATTGAGGTGAGAGGGAGGTAGGAGGCGCAACAATTGAAACCGTGTTCCCTGGATAACACAATATACAAGAGCACAAGCAGGTTGAACAAACAGAATATACAAGAAATCTCCATCCTctctttttattatataattgAGTTCATCAACTGACCAATCTGTACTTGGTAGCCTCTCACACTTCCCCTAGTGCTTTTTGGATATCTGCCTGCAAGAAAATCAAAGGAGAACTATCAAAACCACCTCAAAATGTACATGAACCTCGTAAAGGGCACCGAATAAACTTCTTGATTGGGAGTCATCAACCAAAATTGTATTTCAGAAAAGCTAATAGTCTTCAATTAATACATGAGATAGTGGATATCTTGCTTATCGAcaaataagtaaataaacatTAGGTAATGGAGATGGTAGCAACTTGAAGCCTCCTCAACCTGAGTGGAAATTTCTCAGGTGCAAGTTTACTGCTCAAGGCATGTTTTCCACtactgcaacaacaacaacaaccaagtgAGATCccacaggtggggtctggggagggtagtgtgtacgcagaccttacccctactccggaggagtagagaggctgtttccgg
Above is a window of Nicotiana tabacum cultivar K326 chromosome 8, ASM71507v2, whole genome shotgun sequence DNA encoding:
- the LOC142163021 gene encoding uncharacterized protein LOC142163021, with protein sequence MNRQNMIPEILLTLVLLVLNLGGSNSQFMPWPPIVTRPLCLHQFTLANHACRFLPYTPLPPPSTTPSPEPQPSPPSLTSSEYEETPVEEECCRWMKSIDSECVCALLAHLPPFLSKPIHQYTAVVDASCSVTFKCSSRIRYENEKSPQSP
- the LOC107811981 gene encoding adenylate isopentenyltransferase 3, chloroplastic-like; the protein is MIGMRISTIMCNQTWPSLRISNVSLDNMPFHRQPPKMDKLVVVMGATGAGKSRLSVDLATHFGGEIVNSDKIQVYKGLDVATNKITEEERCGIPHHLLGAIDPHKEFEAKNFCDMASLAINSITCRGKLPIIVGGSNSFIEALIYDKTYELYTRYNFCFLWVDVSMHVLNSFLTKRVDKMIEKGLVNEVRNIFNPKNEDYSKGIRKAIGVPEFDRYFRAESSNSIDEETRIKLLEEAINEVKINNCKLASQQLEKIKRLINVKGWNVHRLDATEVYTKRGNEEEVMVEELWKNLVVGQSKRIVDRFLCENYKSSMGCSSDGTAINRAILTTAAASYYY